A window from Nocardioides mesophilus encodes these proteins:
- the serA gene encoding phosphoglycerate dehydrogenase, whose product MKALLLENPHPLAATILGEAGVEVDLRTAALGEDDLIAALDGVDLLGIRSKTSVTARVLDARPDLVAIGAFCIGTNQIALDAATRHGIGVFNAPYSNTRSVVELAVANIIAMARRLTERDRALHDGVWDKSSTGSHEIRGRTLGIVGYGNIGSQLSVVAEMLGMQVFFYDTEDKLALGNARRCSSLGELLDSVETVTLHVDGRAGNAGIFGAEQFARMRPRSLFLNLSRGFVVDYDALAESVTSGHLAGAAVDVFPDEPLSRGDRFDSPLRGLPNVILTPHVGGSTEEAQEDIGRFVGGKLRDYVHLGSTTLSVNLPTLTPDRSVHAQRIAHLHQNTPGVLAHLNQVLAAHEVNIDGQVLATRGHTGYVVTDTASEPTPEMLAELREVPETVRLRVIE is encoded by the coding sequence GTGAAGGCACTGCTGCTCGAGAACCCGCACCCGCTGGCCGCGACGATCCTGGGGGAGGCGGGGGTCGAGGTCGACCTGCGCACCGCCGCGCTCGGCGAGGACGACCTGATCGCCGCGCTCGACGGTGTCGACCTGCTCGGCATCCGCTCGAAGACCTCGGTGACCGCGAGGGTCCTGGACGCCCGGCCGGACCTGGTGGCGATCGGCGCGTTCTGCATCGGCACCAACCAGATCGCGCTGGACGCCGCCACCCGGCACGGCATCGGGGTCTTCAACGCGCCGTACTCCAACACCCGCTCGGTGGTGGAGCTCGCGGTGGCGAACATCATCGCGATGGCCCGCCGGCTGACCGAGCGGGACCGCGCCCTGCACGACGGGGTGTGGGACAAGTCCTCGACCGGCAGCCACGAGATCCGCGGCCGCACCCTGGGCATCGTGGGCTACGGCAACATCGGCTCGCAGCTGTCGGTGGTCGCCGAGATGCTCGGCATGCAGGTCTTCTTCTACGACACCGAGGACAAGCTGGCGCTCGGCAACGCGCGCCGCTGCTCCTCCCTCGGCGAGCTGCTGGACTCGGTGGAGACGGTGACGCTGCACGTCGACGGACGCGCCGGGAACGCCGGCATCTTCGGCGCCGAGCAGTTCGCCCGGATGCGGCCCCGCTCGCTGTTCCTGAACCTGTCCCGCGGGTTCGTCGTCGACTACGACGCGCTGGCCGAGAGCGTCACCTCCGGCCACCTGGCCGGCGCCGCGGTCGACGTCTTCCCCGACGAGCCGCTGAGCCGCGGCGACCGGTTCGACTCGCCGCTGCGCGGGCTGCCCAACGTGATCCTCACGCCGCACGTGGGCGGCTCCACCGAGGAGGCGCAGGAGGACATCGGCCGGTTCGTCGGCGGCAAGCTCCGCGACTACGTGCACCTGGGCAGCACCACCTTGTCGGTGAACCTGCCGACGCTGACCCCCGACCGGTCGGTGCACGCCCAGCGGATCGCGCACCTGCACCAGAACACCCCCGGGGTGCTCGCCCACCTCAACCAGGTACTCGCCGCGCACGAGGTCAACATCGACGGCCAGGTGCTCGCCACCCGCGGCCACACCGGGTACGTCGTCACCGACACCGCCTCCGAGCCCACCCCCGAGATGCTCGCCGAGCTGCGCGAGGTCCCGGAGACGGTGCGGCTGCGCGTCATCGAGTGA
- a CDS encoding FAD:protein FMN transferase, which produces MSRTTPAVRTTAAPPRRLVAHTMGMPISLALRGRHAHDRLGLEAWTDAMGVLLEVDRVFSTYRADSYVSRLGRGEIALEDCPAEVAEVLALGALAEQQSDGAFSVRRRGVEGDVVLDPSGVVKGWAVERAAVPLRALADTDFSLSAGGDLVCRTVDPASEPWRIGIEDPRDSTRLVAVVPVSNGAVATSGTAHRGDHLVDARTGRPPRGVASVTVIGDDLTWTDIDATAAYALGSGAARWLEQRRRTGLVVWADGSTTTVPRA; this is translated from the coding sequence ATGAGCCGCACGACTCCGGCCGTCCGCACGACCGCCGCGCCGCCGCGGCGCCTGGTCGCCCACACGATGGGGATGCCGATCAGCCTGGCGCTGCGCGGCCGGCACGCCCACGACCGTCTGGGGCTCGAGGCCTGGACCGACGCGATGGGGGTGCTGCTCGAGGTGGACCGGGTGTTCAGCACCTACCGCGCCGACTCCTACGTCTCGCGGCTCGGCCGCGGAGAGATCGCGCTCGAGGACTGCCCCGCCGAGGTGGCCGAGGTGCTGGCCCTCGGCGCGTTGGCCGAGCAGCAGTCGGACGGCGCCTTCTCGGTACGTCGTCGTGGCGTCGAGGGCGACGTGGTGCTCGACCCGTCCGGCGTGGTGAAGGGCTGGGCGGTGGAGCGGGCCGCCGTACCGCTCCGGGCGCTCGCCGACACCGATTTCTCCCTCTCCGCCGGCGGGGACCTGGTCTGCCGGACCGTGGACCCGGCGTCGGAGCCGTGGCGGATCGGCATCGAGGACCCGCGCGACAGCACCCGCCTGGTGGCCGTGGTGCCGGTGTCGAACGGCGCGGTCGCCACCTCCGGCACGGCGCACCGCGGCGACCACCTGGTCGATGCCCGCACCGGCCGGCCGCCGCGAGGGGTCGCCTCGGTGACGGTGATCGGGGACGACCTGACCTGGACCGACATCGACGCCACCGCCGCCTACGCCCTCGGCTCCGGGGCGGCCCGCTGGCTGGAACAGCGTCGGCGGACCGGGCTCGTCGTCTGGGCGGACGGCTCGACGACGACGGTGCCCCGCGCCTGA
- a CDS encoding sensor histidine kinase, producing MRRLLPSSLTSRLVLTAVLLVTVVSLLIAVATTVAIRSYLLDRLDTEVQLTSARALRDGPAPATDPDGDHEGSGDTDVHGLPDVEPGRGQETGTVAAYLTTGAALGQVITEDGDLAPLSRAALAALRAVPADGAPHGVDLRGLGDYRVAVTDNGSFDVAAGLPTRDVDATIRKLVSGEVLFILAGILAAGGIALVVVRRQMRPLHQVARTAHEVAQLPLATGEIGMTARVPEPLTDERTEIGQVGSALNTLLGHVERSLDERHRSEQQVRQFVADASHELRTPLATINGYAQLSRRSAEPDAAQLRQAMAKVEVEAARMSALVEDLLLLARLDAGRPLERADVDLTKMVLESVGDSRVMAPDHRWALDLPDEPVVVVGDEQRLHQVLANLLANARRHTPAGTTVTVGAHLAADRATAVLSVLDDGPGLPADLRDSVFERFTRGDSARTRASGGAGLGLSLAKAITEAHGGRITVSSRPGHTAFTVSLPVRPPIHR from the coding sequence GTGCGGCGGCTCCTGCCCTCGTCCCTGACCAGCCGGCTGGTGCTGACCGCGGTCCTGCTGGTGACCGTGGTCAGCCTGCTGATCGCGGTCGCGACCACCGTCGCGATCCGGTCCTACCTGCTGGACCGGCTCGACACCGAGGTCCAGCTGACCTCCGCCCGCGCGCTGCGCGACGGCCCCGCGCCGGCGACCGACCCGGACGGCGACCACGAGGGGAGCGGGGACACCGACGTCCACGGCCTCCCCGACGTCGAGCCGGGTCGCGGCCAGGAGACCGGCACCGTCGCGGCGTACCTCACCACCGGCGCCGCCCTCGGCCAGGTGATCACCGAGGACGGCGACCTCGCCCCGCTCTCCCGCGCGGCGCTCGCGGCCCTGCGCGCGGTGCCCGCCGACGGAGCCCCGCACGGCGTCGACCTCCGCGGCCTCGGCGACTACCGGGTGGCGGTCACCGACAACGGCTCGTTCGACGTGGCGGCCGGGCTGCCGACCCGGGACGTCGACGCCACCATCCGCAAGCTGGTCAGCGGCGAGGTGCTGTTCATCCTGGCCGGGATCCTCGCCGCCGGCGGCATCGCGCTGGTCGTCGTACGCCGGCAGATGCGTCCGCTGCACCAGGTCGCCCGCACCGCCCACGAGGTCGCCCAGCTCCCCCTGGCCACCGGCGAGATCGGGATGACCGCCCGGGTCCCCGAGCCGCTCACCGACGAGCGCACCGAGATCGGCCAGGTCGGCTCGGCCCTCAACACGCTGCTCGGCCACGTGGAGCGCTCCCTCGACGAGCGGCACCGCAGCGAGCAGCAGGTGAGGCAGTTCGTGGCCGACGCCTCGCACGAGCTGCGAACCCCGCTGGCCACCATCAACGGCTACGCCCAGCTGAGCCGGCGCAGCGCAGAGCCCGACGCCGCCCAGCTGCGGCAGGCGATGGCCAAGGTCGAGGTCGAGGCGGCCCGGATGTCGGCGCTCGTCGAGGACCTGCTGCTGCTGGCCCGGCTGGACGCCGGCCGACCGCTCGAGCGGGCCGACGTGGATCTGACCAAGATGGTGCTCGAGTCGGTCGGCGACTCGCGGGTGATGGCGCCGGACCACCGCTGGGCCCTGGACCTGCCCGACGAGCCGGTCGTGGTGGTCGGCGACGAGCAGCGGCTGCACCAGGTGCTGGCCAACCTGCTCGCCAACGCCCGGCGGCACACCCCCGCCGGCACCACGGTCACGGTCGGGGCGCACCTCGCCGCGGATCGTGCGACCGCGGTGCTGAGCGTGCTCGACGACGGGCCGGGGCTCCCCGCGGACCTGCGCGACAGCGTCTTCGAGCGCTTCACCCGGGGCGACTCGGCACGCACCCGCGCCAGCGGCGGGGCCGGGCTGGGCCTCTCCCTGGCCAAGGCGATCACCGAGGCGCACGGCGGCCGGATCACGGTGTCCTCGCGCCCCGGCCACACGGCCTTCACCGTGTCGCTGCCGGTCCGCCCGCCAATCCACAGGTGA
- a CDS encoding aldo/keto reductase, which produces MQTRTLGRTGRQVSVVGLGTWQLGADWGEVSEDDARAVLEASVEHGVTFFDTADVYGDGRSEKVIGRFLVDHPDAGVTVATKMGRRVDQVPENYVLEHFRAWTDRSRRNLGVDTLDLVQLHCPPTAVYSDDAVFDALDTLVADGAIAAYGVSVERVDEALTAIARPHVATVQIIANAFRLKPVEEVFPAAAAAGVGIIVRVPLASGLLSGKYDESTTFAADDHRTYNRDGSAFDIGETFSGVDWSTGLRAAGEFTRLVEAEAPADITPAQAAVAWLWQHPEVSTVIPGARNVAQATGNAAAGSVPELGPAFDEGVRRIYDTHLREAIQPRW; this is translated from the coding sequence ATGCAGACACGCACGCTCGGCAGGACCGGACGACAGGTGTCGGTGGTGGGCCTCGGCACCTGGCAGCTCGGCGCCGACTGGGGCGAGGTCTCCGAGGACGACGCCCGCGCGGTGCTGGAGGCCTCGGTCGAGCACGGGGTGACGTTCTTCGACACCGCGGACGTGTACGGCGACGGGCGCAGCGAGAAGGTGATCGGCCGCTTCCTCGTCGACCACCCGGACGCCGGCGTCACGGTCGCGACCAAGATGGGCCGCCGCGTCGACCAGGTGCCGGAGAACTACGTCCTGGAGCACTTCCGCGCCTGGACCGACCGGTCCCGCCGCAACCTTGGCGTGGACACCCTCGACCTGGTGCAGCTGCACTGCCCGCCGACCGCGGTGTACTCCGACGACGCCGTCTTCGACGCCCTCGACACCCTGGTCGCCGACGGCGCGATCGCGGCCTACGGCGTCAGCGTGGAGCGGGTCGACGAGGCCCTCACCGCGATCGCCCGCCCGCACGTCGCGACCGTGCAGATCATCGCCAACGCGTTCCGCCTCAAGCCGGTCGAGGAGGTCTTCCCCGCGGCCGCGGCGGCCGGCGTCGGCATCATCGTCCGGGTCCCGCTGGCCTCGGGGCTGCTGAGCGGGAAGTACGACGAGTCCACGACCTTCGCCGCGGACGACCACCGCACCTACAACCGCGACGGCAGCGCGTTCGACATCGGGGAGACGTTCTCCGGCGTCGACTGGTCGACCGGTCTGCGCGCCGCCGGCGAGTTCACCCGGCTGGTGGAGGCGGAGGCCCCCGCGGACATCACCCCCGCGCAGGCCGCGGTGGCCTGGCTGTGGCAGCACCCGGAGGTCTCCACGGTCATCCCCGGCGCGCGCAACGTCGCCCAGGCGACCGGCAACGCCGCAGCGGGATCGGTGCCGGAGCTCGGCCCGGCCTTCGACGAGGGCGTGCGGCGGATCTACGACACCCACCTGCGCGAGGCCATCCAGCCCCGCTGGTGA
- a CDS encoding ferredoxin reductase family protein has protein sequence MTTVRAASGVNRRGHALGDPFHRVRLDSWVRLIAGTALWLGLLLVTYWWAAGGGLRDLAGWQSGLTSTGRLTGLVASDLLLVQVLLMARLPVLEGAFGQDRLARIHRIVGFTSFNLMLAHVVLITWGYAAGQVAATPRTFWQLTTGYPGMLLALGGTVALMLVVFTSIKAARRRIRYESWHLLHLYAYLGVGLALPHQLWTGQQFLTSTAATVYWWTLWAAAAAAVLVFRVGLPLWRSARHRVRVTSVVHEGDGTVSVYMTGRHLEELGAEAGQFFTWRFLGRKGWTRAHPYSLSAAPDARSLRISVKALGDDSAGLSRLRPGTPVLLEGPYGRLSPRARSRHKVAFIGAGVGITPLRALAEGLPYRRGEAVLLYRFHDQPLFVHELNALERERGLDVLYLPGRRRSTRSWLGDHVGTATDLTALRFWVPDLVERDLYVCGPEPWAAAVRETALAAGLPPEQFHLETFSW, from the coding sequence ATGACGACCGTGCGGGCGGCCAGCGGGGTGAACCGGCGCGGCCACGCCCTCGGCGACCCGTTCCACCGCGTGCGCCTGGACTCCTGGGTGCGGCTGATCGCCGGCACGGCGTTGTGGCTGGGCCTGCTGCTGGTGACCTACTGGTGGGCCGCCGGCGGCGGGCTGCGCGACCTTGCCGGCTGGCAGTCGGGGCTCACCTCGACCGGTCGGCTGACCGGCCTGGTCGCCTCCGACCTGCTGCTCGTCCAGGTGCTGCTGATGGCGCGGCTGCCCGTCCTCGAGGGCGCGTTCGGCCAGGACCGGCTGGCCCGGATCCACCGGATCGTCGGGTTCACCTCGTTCAACCTGATGCTGGCGCACGTCGTGCTGATCACCTGGGGGTACGCCGCCGGGCAGGTCGCCGCGACCCCGCGCACGTTCTGGCAGCTGACCACCGGCTACCCCGGGATGCTGCTGGCGCTCGGCGGCACCGTCGCGCTGATGCTGGTCGTGTTCACCAGCATCAAAGCGGCCCGCCGGCGGATCCGCTACGAGTCCTGGCACCTGCTGCACCTCTACGCCTACCTCGGCGTCGGCCTGGCCCTGCCGCACCAGCTGTGGACCGGCCAGCAGTTCCTCACCTCGACCGCGGCCACCGTGTACTGGTGGACGTTATGGGCCGCGGCGGCTGCCGCCGTGCTCGTCTTCCGGGTGGGGCTGCCGCTGTGGCGCAGCGCCCGGCACCGGGTCCGCGTCACCTCGGTGGTGCACGAGGGCGACGGCACCGTCTCGGTCTACATGACCGGGCGGCACCTCGAGGAGCTGGGCGCCGAGGCCGGGCAGTTCTTCACCTGGCGGTTCCTGGGCCGCAAGGGCTGGACCCGGGCGCACCCCTACTCGCTCTCGGCGGCGCCCGACGCCCGGAGCCTGCGGATCAGCGTGAAGGCGCTCGGCGACGACAGCGCGGGGCTGTCGCGGCTGCGGCCCGGCACGCCGGTGCTGCTCGAGGGGCCCTACGGAAGGCTGAGCCCGCGGGCACGCTCGCGGCACAAGGTCGCCTTCATCGGGGCCGGGGTCGGCATCACGCCGCTGCGGGCCCTGGCCGAGGGGTTGCCCTACCGCCGCGGCGAGGCGGTGCTGCTGTACCGCTTCCACGACCAGCCGCTGTTCGTCCACGAGCTCAACGCCCTGGAGCGCGAGCGCGGACTCGACGTGCTCTACCTGCCCGGCCGGCGGCGGAGCACCCGGTCCTGGCTCGGCGACCACGTCGGCACCGCCACCGACCTGACCGCCCTGCGGTTCTGGGTCCCCGACCTCGTCGAGCGCGACCTCTACGTCTGCGGCCCCGAGCCCTGGGCCGCCGCAGTGCGCGAGACCGCGCTGGCGGCCGGGCTTCCTCCCGAGCAGTTCCACCTCGAGACCTTCAGCTGGTGA
- a CDS encoding FMN-binding protein — protein sequence MKRIVTWILSTISIVVLLFGYHTSTSGALATAPQTAITSGAQPATTSGGAPPGSGSGSGSGSGSGGSMGSGGSAGTGQMGTRTVTGSTVQTQWGPVQVQLTVQGGRITDVAVLQYPSGNSTDDQINSYALPILVQSTMSAQSANIDMVSGATVTSGGYLQSLQSAIDQAGL from the coding sequence ATGAAACGCATCGTCACGTGGATCCTGAGCACGATCTCCATCGTGGTGCTCCTCTTCGGCTACCACACATCGACCTCGGGTGCCCTGGCCACGGCGCCGCAGACGGCCATCACCTCCGGCGCCCAGCCGGCGACGACGAGCGGCGGGGCGCCCCCCGGCTCCGGGTCCGGCTCGGGCTCCGGTTCGGGCTCCGGCGGCTCGATGGGCTCGGGCGGGTCCGCCGGCACCGGGCAGATGGGCACGAGGACAGTCACCGGCAGCACCGTGCAGACCCAGTGGGGCCCGGTGCAGGTCCAGCTGACCGTGCAGGGCGGCCGGATCACCGACGTGGCCGTGCTGCAGTACCCCAGCGGCAACTCGACCGACGACCAGATCAACTCCTACGCGCTGCCGATCCTGGTGCAGAGCACGATGAGCGCGCAGAGCGCGAACATCGACATGGTCAGCGGCGCCACGGTCACCAGCGGCGGCTACCTCCAGTCGCTGCAGAGCGCCATCGACCAGGCGGGGCTGTGA
- a CDS encoding response regulator transcription factor encodes MTQASAQLTRPDGSPLRVLIVDDEVNIAELLSMALRYEGWQTATAHTGRGAVKAAKEERPDAVVLDMMLPDFDGMEVLRRVRAHHPDVPVLFLTARDSVEDRVAGLTAGGDDYVTKPFSLEEVVARLRGLMRRAGASDRRESAVLTVGDLVLDEDSHEVRRDGEEIALTATEFELLRFLMRNPRRVLSKAQILDRVWNYDFGGQANVVELYISYLRKKVDAGREPMIHTMRGAGYVLKPAG; translated from the coding sequence GTGACCCAGGCCTCCGCGCAGCTGACGCGCCCCGACGGGTCGCCGCTGCGGGTCCTGATCGTCGACGACGAGGTCAACATCGCCGAGCTGCTCAGCATGGCGCTGCGCTACGAGGGCTGGCAGACCGCGACGGCCCACACCGGCCGCGGGGCGGTCAAGGCCGCCAAGGAGGAGCGCCCCGACGCGGTCGTCCTCGACATGATGCTGCCCGACTTCGACGGCATGGAGGTGCTGCGCCGGGTGCGCGCCCACCACCCCGACGTACCCGTGCTCTTCCTGACCGCGCGCGACTCCGTCGAGGACCGGGTGGCCGGGCTGACGGCGGGCGGCGACGACTACGTCACCAAGCCGTTCAGCCTCGAGGAGGTGGTGGCCCGGCTGCGCGGGCTGATGCGCCGGGCCGGGGCCAGCGACCGGCGGGAGAGCGCCGTGCTCACCGTCGGCGACCTCGTCCTCGACGAGGACAGCCACGAGGTGCGCCGCGACGGCGAGGAGATCGCGCTCACCGCCACCGAGTTCGAGCTGCTGCGGTTCCTGATGCGCAACCCGCGCCGGGTGCTCTCCAAGGCGCAGATCCTCGACCGGGTGTGGAACTACGACTTCGGCGGCCAGGCGAACGTCGTGGAGCTCTACATCTCCTACCTCCGCAAGAAGGTGGACGCCGGCCGGGAGCCCATGATCCACACGATGCGCGGCGCGGGCTACGTCCTGAAGCCCGCGGGCTGA
- a CDS encoding AGE family epimerase/isomerase, with the protein MTSWIDSDEHGSRLAAERQRLLGFGLGTAHPLGGAAWLDDAGNPDLERPVQTWITARMVHVYGLGLLLGREDCRPVAEAALAGLTGPLHDGERGGWFAAVLADGSPEPPAEKSCYAHAFVVLAASTATLAALDGGRALLEQATRVLEDRFWDDEAGLCRDSWDRGWSVADGYRGINANMHAVEAMLSAVDAGADPVWRQRALRICRFVERQARGNHWRIPEHYDASWVALPDYHRENPRDPFKPFGATVGHGFEWARLMLHLEAALGTQAPDWLAPAAVSLFDRAATDGWAVDGEPGFVYTTDWAGVPVVRERMHWVAAEAVAAAAVLHRRTGKERYARLYRTWWEYVDTALVDRDAGSWHHELDVHNQPAATVWPGKPDLYHAVQATLVPRLPLAPMPAAAVRAGSTG; encoded by the coding sequence GTGACCTCGTGGATCGACTCCGATGAGCACGGGAGCCGGCTGGCCGCCGAACGGCAGCGGCTGCTCGGCTTCGGCCTGGGGACGGCGCACCCGCTCGGCGGCGCCGCCTGGCTCGACGACGCCGGCAACCCCGACCTCGAGCGGCCGGTGCAGACCTGGATCACCGCCCGGATGGTGCACGTCTACGGCCTGGGTCTGCTGCTCGGCCGTGAGGACTGCCGCCCGGTGGCCGAGGCGGCGCTGGCCGGGCTGACCGGCCCCCTGCACGACGGTGAGCGGGGCGGCTGGTTCGCCGCCGTACTCGCGGACGGGTCGCCGGAGCCGCCGGCCGAGAAGTCCTGCTACGCCCACGCCTTCGTGGTGCTCGCCGCCTCGACCGCGACCCTCGCCGCCCTCGACGGCGGTCGCGCGCTCCTGGAGCAGGCGACCCGCGTGCTCGAGGACCGGTTCTGGGACGACGAGGCGGGACTGTGCCGCGACTCCTGGGACCGCGGCTGGAGCGTCGCGGACGGCTACCGCGGCATCAACGCCAACATGCACGCCGTCGAGGCGATGCTCTCCGCCGTCGATGCCGGCGCCGACCCGGTCTGGCGGCAGCGCGCGCTGCGGATCTGCCGGTTCGTCGAGCGGCAGGCGCGAGGCAACCACTGGCGGATCCCCGAGCACTACGACGCGTCCTGGGTCGCCCTCCCGGACTACCACCGGGAGAACCCGCGGGACCCGTTCAAGCCGTTCGGTGCCACGGTCGGCCACGGCTTCGAGTGGGCCCGGCTGATGCTGCACCTGGAGGCGGCCCTCGGCACGCAGGCGCCGGACTGGCTCGCCCCGGCGGCGGTGTCGCTGTTCGACCGGGCCGCCACCGACGGCTGGGCGGTCGACGGGGAGCCGGGCTTCGTCTACACCACCGACTGGGCGGGCGTCCCGGTCGTGCGCGAGCGGATGCACTGGGTCGCCGCCGAGGCGGTCGCGGCGGCGGCGGTGCTGCACCGGCGGACCGGGAAGGAGCGCTACGCCCGGCTCTACCGCACCTGGTGGGAGTACGTCGACACCGCGCTCGTCGACCGGGACGCGGGCTCCTGGCACCACGAGCTCGACGTGCACAACCAGCCGGCGGCCACCGTCTGGCCGGGCAAGCCGGACCTCTACCACGCGGTGCAGGCCACCCTGGTGCCGCGACTGCCGCTGGCCCCGATGCCGGCCGCCGCCGTGCGGGCCGGGTCGACCGGCTGA